The following are encoded in a window of Pseudomonas sp. St316 genomic DNA:
- a CDS encoding sugar ABC transporter substrate-binding protein: MKTVPKALVMFAGLSFALAGQAAETLTIATVNNADMIRMQKLSKTFESAHPDITLNWVVLEENVLRQRLTTDIATQGGQFDVLTIGTYETPLWGAKHWLEPMTNLPAEYDLQDIFPSVRQGLSVNDTLYALPFYGESTVTYYRTDLFKRAGLSMPEQPTWSQLGEFAAKLHQPDQGQYGLCLRGKAGWGENMALLSTLANTFGARWFDEQWNPQFDSPQWKAAAQFYVDTLKKYGPPGLTSNGFNETLALFNSGKCAIWVDASVAGSFITDVSQSKVADRVGFAAAPIEVTHKGASWLYAWSLAIPTSSRHKDAAKAFVAWATSKDYIQLVAKQDGISNVPPGTRMSTYSDAYLNAAPFARITLKMMQNADPAHPTAEPVPYVGIQYVTIPEFQAIGTSVGKLFTAALTGQITVEQALASAQSSTEREMKRAGYPKQ; encoded by the coding sequence ATGAAAACAGTGCCCAAGGCGCTTGTCATGTTCGCGGGATTGTCTTTTGCCCTGGCCGGACAGGCCGCCGAGACCCTCACCATCGCTACGGTGAACAACGCCGACATGATCCGCATGCAAAAACTCTCGAAAACCTTCGAGAGCGCGCACCCGGACATCACGTTGAACTGGGTGGTGCTCGAAGAAAATGTCCTGCGCCAGCGTCTGACCACCGACATCGCAACCCAGGGCGGGCAGTTCGACGTGCTGACCATTGGCACCTACGAAACCCCGCTGTGGGGGGCCAAGCACTGGCTCGAACCGATGACCAACCTGCCCGCCGAGTATGACCTACAGGACATTTTTCCTTCCGTTCGCCAAGGCCTCTCGGTCAACGACACGCTCTACGCCCTGCCCTTTTACGGCGAAAGCACCGTCACCTATTACCGCACGGACCTGTTCAAACGGGCCGGCCTGAGCATGCCCGAGCAACCGACCTGGAGCCAGCTCGGTGAATTCGCTGCCAAATTGCACCAACCTGACCAGGGCCAATACGGCCTGTGCCTGCGGGGCAAGGCCGGTTGGGGCGAGAACATGGCGCTGCTCAGCACCTTGGCCAACACCTTCGGCGCCCGTTGGTTCGACGAACAATGGAACCCGCAGTTCGACAGCCCGCAATGGAAGGCCGCCGCGCAGTTCTACGTCGATACGCTGAAAAAATACGGCCCGCCTGGCCTGACCAGCAACGGGTTCAACGAAACCCTGGCGCTGTTCAACAGTGGCAAATGTGCAATCTGGGTCGATGCCAGCGTCGCCGGCTCCTTCATCACCGACGTCAGTCAAAGCAAGGTCGCCGACCGTGTGGGCTTCGCTGCCGCCCCTATCGAAGTGACCCATAAAGGTGCTTCCTGGCTGTATGCCTGGTCACTGGCGATTCCCACCAGCTCCCGGCACAAGGACGCCGCCAAGGCGTTCGTGGCCTGGGCCACATCCAAGGACTACATCCAGTTGGTCGCCAAGCAGGACGGCATCAGCAATGTTCCGCCCGGCACGCGCATGTCCACCTACAGCGACGCCTACCTGAACGCCGCACCGTTCGCCCGGATAACCTTGAAAATGATGCAGAACGCCGATCCGGCCCACCCCACCGCCGAACCGGTGCCGTACGTGGGCATCCAGTACGTGACGATTCCAGAGTTCCAAGCCATCGGCACCTCCGTCGGCAAGCTGTTTACCGCCGCCCTCACCGGACAGATCACGGTGGAACAGGCATTGGCCTCGGCGCAATCGAGTACCGAGCGGGAGATGAAGCGGGCTGGGTATCCCAAGCAATAA
- a CDS encoding L-iditol 2-dehydrogenase, translated as MKRLEGKSALVTGGARGIGRTFAQAYINEGATVAIADIDLERAQATAAELGDSAYAVKMDVTDQASIDQAIEAVVARVGKLDILINNAALFDLAPIVQITRQSYERLFSINVAGTLFTLQAAARQMIRQGHGGRIINMASQAGRRGEALVGVYCATKAAVISLTQSAGLDLIKHRINVNAIAPGVVDGEHWDGVDALFARHENLPLGEKKRQVGQQVPYGRMGTAQDLAGMAIFLASAESEYVVAQTYNVDGGNWMS; from the coding sequence ATGAAACGACTGGAAGGAAAAAGCGCCCTGGTAACCGGCGGCGCCCGTGGTATCGGCAGGACGTTCGCCCAGGCCTATATCAACGAGGGCGCCACAGTGGCGATCGCCGATATCGACCTGGAGCGGGCCCAGGCCACCGCCGCCGAACTGGGCGATAGCGCCTACGCGGTCAAAATGGACGTGACGGACCAGGCTTCGATCGACCAGGCCATCGAGGCCGTGGTCGCCCGGGTGGGCAAGCTGGATATCCTGATCAACAACGCCGCGCTGTTCGACCTGGCGCCCATCGTGCAAATCACTCGCCAGAGCTACGAGCGGCTGTTTTCCATCAACGTCGCCGGCACGCTGTTCACCCTGCAAGCGGCGGCACGGCAAATGATCCGCCAAGGCCATGGCGGCCGGATCATCAACATGGCCAGCCAGGCCGGTCGGCGTGGCGAAGCGCTGGTCGGCGTCTATTGCGCCACCAAGGCAGCGGTGATCAGCCTCACCCAGTCCGCCGGGCTGGATCTGATCAAGCATCGGATCAACGTCAACGCCATCGCCCCCGGCGTGGTGGATGGCGAGCATTGGGATGGCGTGGATGCGCTGTTCGCCCGCCACGAAAACCTGCCACTGGGGGAAAAGAAGCGCCAGGTCGGGCAACAGGTGCCCTATGGCCGAATGGGGACAGCGCAGGACCTCGCCGGGATGGCGATTTTCCTCGCCTCGGCGGAGAGTGAATACGTGGTGGCGCAGACCTATAACGTCGATGGCGGAAACTGGATGAGCTGA
- a CDS encoding CAP domain-containing protein codes for MRAISSVMGLVVLSLGLVFATSATATEETQLVESINLYRSQSQSCAGQASLELPPLAMDSRLILSANGIGDLQQALARAAYPMVNVQAISLSGPRDAQSAMKAVQESFCQVVLDPQFVDIGVSRLDREWRIVLARPLLSARLGDWQAEGQKLLKLINSARTQPRRCGTETFAATTPLAWNATLALAAVTHTRAMANSNFFDHKDRDNRMPGDRAELAGYQGQLIGENIAAGQDTALKVVDGWLASPGHCANLMNPQFRELGAGYATDPKSDAGIYWTAMFGTQ; via the coding sequence ATGCGTGCCATTTCATCCGTCATGGGCCTTGTCGTGCTATCGCTGGGCCTGGTGTTCGCCACCAGCGCCACGGCCACCGAAGAGACGCAACTGGTCGAGTCCATCAACCTTTACCGCAGCCAGTCCCAAAGCTGTGCCGGCCAGGCCTCGCTGGAGTTGCCACCGCTGGCGATGGATTCCCGGCTGATCCTGTCGGCCAATGGCATCGGCGACCTGCAGCAGGCGCTGGCGCGGGCGGCCTATCCCATGGTCAACGTGCAGGCCATCAGCCTGTCCGGGCCGCGCGATGCGCAATCGGCCATGAAAGCCGTCCAGGAAAGCTTCTGCCAGGTAGTACTCGACCCGCAGTTCGTCGACATCGGCGTCAGCCGCCTGGATCGCGAATGGCGCATCGTGCTGGCGCGCCCACTGTTGTCGGCGCGCCTGGGTGATTGGCAAGCCGAGGGCCAGAAGCTGCTGAAGCTGATCAACAGTGCCCGCACCCAGCCGCGGCGCTGCGGCACCGAAACCTTCGCCGCCACCACCCCGCTGGCTTGGAACGCCACCTTGGCCCTGGCCGCCGTCACCCACACGCGGGCCATGGCCAACAGCAACTTCTTTGACCACAAGGACCGCGACAACCGCATGCCGGGCGACCGCGCCGAATTGGCCGGCTACCAGGGCCAATTGATCGGCGAGAACATTGCCGCCGGACAAGACACCGCGCTCAAGGTGGTGGACGGCTGGCTGGCCAGCCCGGGGCACTGCGCCAACCTGATGAACCCACAATTTCGCGAACTGGGCGCCGGGTACGCGACCGACCCGAAAAGCGATGCAGGGATCTATTGGACGGCGATGTTTGGCACTCAATAG
- a CDS encoding LysR family transcriptional regulator, producing MNVSFRQLRAFILIAETSSFTRTAEQLHLSQPALSYSIRKLEESMGLQLLARNTRSVELTPAGEHFLPQARRMLRDMDDAVRDARDTLSLSRGTLRLAALPTAAASFLPTVIASFQREHPGVTVTLLDGRAGEIMGWVQRGEVDAGISSLPDDLSRLSFERLVDDNLVLLSHKDHSDEGQDDWKHQPYIALTPDTSIRPLADAALRYLNVDPVPAWEVAHMSTATALVREGLGFSLLPASCTAVFNIGEQCAVTAIDQPAKRSIGLLQRKPLAQSPSLSQFMQHLRHVLRKDGVSHGH from the coding sequence ATGAACGTTTCTTTTCGTCAGCTTCGTGCCTTTATTCTCATTGCCGAGACTTCGAGCTTTACCCGCACGGCAGAACAATTGCACCTGTCCCAGCCCGCACTGAGCTACAGCATTCGCAAACTGGAAGAGAGCATGGGGCTGCAGTTGCTCGCGCGTAACACTCGCAGTGTCGAGCTGACGCCTGCCGGTGAGCACTTTTTACCCCAGGCCAGGCGCATGCTCCGGGACATGGACGATGCCGTGCGCGACGCTCGCGACACCTTGAGTCTGAGCCGTGGCACACTCCGGCTGGCGGCCTTGCCCACCGCGGCCGCATCGTTCCTGCCGACCGTCATCGCTTCTTTCCAGCGCGAACACCCTGGCGTAACGGTCACGCTGTTGGACGGTCGTGCCGGAGAAATCATGGGCTGGGTGCAGCGAGGCGAGGTGGACGCTGGCATCAGTTCGCTGCCTGACGATCTTTCACGGCTGAGTTTCGAACGCCTGGTGGATGACAACCTGGTGTTGCTGAGTCACAAGGATCACTCCGATGAGGGCCAGGACGACTGGAAGCACCAGCCTTACATCGCCCTCACGCCAGACACCAGCATCCGCCCGTTGGCTGACGCTGCGTTGCGCTATCTGAACGTCGATCCTGTTCCGGCCTGGGAAGTGGCGCACATGAGCACAGCCACGGCCCTGGTGCGTGAAGGCTTGGGGTTTTCCCTGCTGCCGGCCAGTTGCACGGCCGTGTTCAACATCGGCGAGCAGTGCGCTGTCACCGCCATCGACCAGCCGGCGAAACGCTCGATTGGCCTGTTGCAACGCAAGCCGCTGGCCCAATCACCTTCGTTGAGCCAGTTCATGCAGCATTTGCGGCACGTGCTGCGCAAGGACGGTGTCAGTCACGGGCACTGA
- a CDS encoding acyclic terpene utilization AtuA family protein, protein MTKTILVGCGAGFANDRPDAALRLAQDLAQRGGQRYIMLELLAERTLAEAQLRKRLDPQAGYSARLFDFLEPMLDLCIEAGIPIITNGGAANPRAAAQRLRQTLAGRFPELKIACVLGDDLLEETPPRYEQWLSSDALQAPVSVNVYTGADGIVQALTEGAGIVLCGRVADPSLAVGAIRHGLGWQADDWQKMAIATTAGHLLECCTQVTGGYFAHPGIKDIPDPAHLGCPIAELHQDGRLIIGKTRNCGGKVSEQTVKEQLLYEVHDPRRYLTPDVVLDLGQARVRDLGEDRVEISGLLGHPRPDTLKGLAGERGLWFGEAEISYAGPGAVARAALAREILLQRFDLLAPGVQPWIDLSGVASLFNDQGGRYLQKQLAQAPSLEDVRVRIGLTHTDRMLLERLLAEVESLYTNGPAGGGGVRRHLAETVTTRSFLLPRDEIHTTLEWY, encoded by the coding sequence ATGACAAAAACAATTCTCGTCGGCTGCGGCGCCGGTTTCGCCAATGATCGACCCGACGCCGCGCTACGCCTGGCCCAGGACTTGGCACAACGCGGCGGCCAGCGCTACATCATGCTGGAACTGCTGGCTGAGCGGACCCTGGCCGAGGCGCAGCTACGCAAGCGCCTGGACCCACAAGCCGGATACTCCGCCCGCCTGTTCGACTTTCTCGAACCCATGCTGGACCTGTGCATCGAGGCCGGCATCCCGATCATCACCAACGGTGGCGCAGCCAATCCCAGGGCGGCCGCGCAACGGCTGCGCCAAACGCTGGCAGGCCGCTTCCCTGAACTGAAAATCGCCTGCGTGCTAGGCGATGACCTGTTGGAAGAAACGCCTCCCCGGTACGAACAATGGCTGTCATCGGATGCCTTGCAAGCCCCTGTTTCGGTCAACGTCTACACCGGGGCCGACGGTATCGTCCAGGCACTGACCGAGGGCGCCGGCATCGTGCTGTGTGGCCGGGTCGCGGATCCGTCGCTGGCAGTCGGGGCGATTCGCCATGGGCTGGGTTGGCAGGCCGACGATTGGCAGAAAATGGCCATCGCCACCACGGCCGGACATCTGCTGGAGTGTTGCACCCAGGTCACCGGCGGCTACTTTGCCCATCCTGGAATCAAAGACATTCCGGACCCGGCCCATCTCGGTTGTCCGATTGCCGAACTCCATCAGGACGGCCGCCTGATCATTGGCAAAACCCGCAACTGCGGTGGAAAGGTCAGCGAACAGACCGTCAAGGAACAACTTCTTTACGAAGTGCACGATCCTCGACGCTACCTGACACCCGACGTGGTCCTGGACCTGGGCCAGGCCCGCGTACGAGATCTGGGCGAAGACCGGGTTGAAATCAGTGGCCTGCTTGGCCATCCGCGTCCCGACACGCTCAAGGGGCTGGCGGGCGAGCGCGGCCTCTGGTTCGGCGAGGCGGAAATTTCCTATGCAGGCCCCGGTGCGGTGGCGCGTGCCGCACTGGCGCGGGAGATCCTGCTGCAACGCTTTGACCTGCTGGCACCAGGGGTACAGCCCTGGATCGACCTGTCCGGGGTCGCCAGTCTCTTCAACGACCAAGGCGGTCGCTACCTGCAAAAGCAACTGGCCCAGGCGCCGTCCCTGGAGGATGTGCGCGTGCGCATCGGCCTGACCCACACCGACCGAATGCTGCTGGAAAGGCTGCTGGCGGAGGTTGAGTCGCTCTACACCAACGGCCCGGCGGGCGGCGGAGGCGTGCGCCGGCACCTCGCCGAAACCGTTACCACCCGCAGTTTCCTGCTGCCGCGAGATGAAATCCACACAACCCTGGAGTGGTACTGA
- a CDS encoding citrate:proton symporter: MITTLGFLMMFVIIGLILLRRISPVVAFTTLPVVVCLLAGFNLGQIGEFIKAGLITVAPTAALFLFAILFFGIMRDRGLFDPLVNLLIRSTRGKPLAVAWVTVLVTSLVHLDGVGAATFLLTIPALLPLYKRLNMSPAMLLCLVGTTAGVINMVPWGGTTARAAAVSGLDATQLWLGLLPVQMVGLLCMLLVATALGLRAQRRQPMSLGAAATCDLDGPQPQDREFSLSPGELRYWLNVALTGGILVCLFTGIFPLYACFMVGLGIALPLNFPSLDAQAERLKAHAADALQMVLVMMAAAVLLGVLSGAKMSDGMALSLINILPAGSAQYLHVIVGFFGVPLGMIFSPDAYYFALLPVIKDVAAAAGVPLEAVARAMLIGENTGFSISPVVPSVYLALALSGVELRKHMAYTFFWAWGVSLVMLAFAVATGAVQV; the protein is encoded by the coding sequence ATGATTACAACCCTGGGTTTCCTGATGATGTTCGTCATTATCGGATTGATATTGCTGCGCAGAATCAGTCCGGTGGTGGCGTTCACCACCCTTCCCGTGGTCGTGTGCCTGCTGGCCGGATTCAATCTCGGGCAGATTGGCGAATTCATCAAGGCCGGCCTGATCACGGTGGCCCCCACCGCCGCGCTGTTTCTGTTCGCCATCCTGTTCTTCGGCATCATGCGTGACCGGGGGCTGTTCGACCCATTGGTCAACCTGCTGATCCGCAGTACGCGCGGCAAACCGCTGGCCGTGGCCTGGGTGACGGTACTGGTGACGTCGCTGGTTCATCTCGACGGTGTCGGCGCCGCCACGTTTCTGCTGACCATCCCGGCCCTGCTGCCCTTGTACAAACGCCTGAACATGAGCCCGGCGATGCTGTTGTGCCTGGTAGGCACCACGGCCGGCGTGATCAATATGGTCCCGTGGGGTGGCACAACTGCACGCGCCGCCGCGGTGTCGGGGCTCGATGCCACCCAACTGTGGCTAGGCCTGCTGCCGGTGCAGATGGTGGGCCTGCTGTGCATGCTGCTGGTCGCGACCGCATTGGGCTTGCGTGCCCAGCGTCGTCAACCGATGTCGTTGGGGGCGGCGGCGACCTGTGACCTGGACGGCCCGCAACCCCAAGACCGCGAATTCAGCCTCTCTCCCGGGGAACTGCGCTACTGGCTGAACGTGGCCCTGACCGGTGGGATCCTGGTGTGCCTGTTCACCGGCATCTTTCCCTTGTATGCCTGTTTCATGGTCGGACTGGGCATCGCCCTGCCCTTGAACTTCCCTTCCCTGGACGCCCAGGCCGAGCGCCTCAAGGCCCATGCGGCCGACGCGCTGCAAATGGTCCTGGTGATGATGGCCGCCGCTGTCCTGCTGGGCGTGCTCTCCGGCGCGAAGATGTCCGACGGCATGGCCTTGTCGCTGATCAACATTCTGCCTGCGGGTTCTGCCCAGTACCTGCACGTGATCGTCGGTTTCTTCGGTGTTCCCCTGGGCATGATCTTTTCACCGGACGCCTACTATTTCGCCCTGCTGCCGGTGATCAAGGACGTGGCCGCCGCCGCAGGCGTTCCCCTCGAGGCCGTAGCCCGAGCCATGCTGATTGGGGAGAACACCGGATTTTCCATCAGCCCGGTGGTACCCAGCGTCTACCTGGCGCTGGCGCTGTCCGGTGTGGAGCTGCGCAAGCACATGGCCTATACGTTCTTCTGGGCTTGGGGCGTCAGCCTGGTGATGCTCGCCTTCGCCGTAGCGACCGGCGCGGTGCAGGTGTAA
- the mqo gene encoding malate dehydrogenase (quinone): MLKKTHTALLGLAMAMGLATTHAAEPKKVDVLLIGGGIMSSTLGVWLNELEPGWTMEMVERLDGVAEESSNGWNNAGTGHSALAELNYTPEDKNGKVDISKAIEINEAFQISRQFWSWQVKNGVLKNPRSFINSTPHMSFLWGEENIAFLKKRYEALQASPLFAGMQYSEDREQISKWVPLMMQGRDPSQKVAATWSPLGTDVNFGEITRQFAAYLQTKPNFSLKLSSEVEDITRNEDGSWRVSYKNLKDGTETETDAKFVFIGAGGGALHLLQKSDIPEAREYAGFPVGGSFLVTENPTVAQLHLAKAYGKASVGAPPMSVPHLDTRVLDGKRVILFGPFATFSTKFLKNGSYFDLLTSTTTHNVWPMTKVGIEQYPLVEYLAGQLMLSDEDRFNALKEYFPQAKQEDWRLWQAGQRVQIIKRDEEKGGVLKLGTEVVASQDGSIAGLLGASPGASTAAPIMLTVLEKVFKDKVASPAWQEKLHQIVPSYGTKLNDSPERVAQEWAYTSDVLQLDPPPAIGKPGTTAAPAKPAAAREANPAADMAL; the protein is encoded by the coding sequence ATGTTGAAGAAAACACACACGGCGCTACTGGGCCTGGCGATGGCGATGGGTCTTGCGACCACGCACGCCGCCGAGCCAAAAAAAGTGGACGTCTTGCTCATTGGTGGGGGCATCATGAGCTCGACACTCGGCGTTTGGCTCAATGAGCTGGAGCCGGGCTGGACCATGGAAATGGTCGAGCGCCTGGACGGTGTTGCCGAAGAGAGCTCCAACGGCTGGAACAATGCCGGTACCGGTCACTCTGCGCTGGCCGAGCTGAACTACACGCCGGAAGACAAGAACGGCAAGGTCGATATCTCCAAGGCCATCGAAATCAACGAAGCCTTCCAGATCTCCCGTCAGTTCTGGTCCTGGCAGGTCAAGAACGGCGTGTTGAAGAACCCGCGTTCGTTCATCAACTCCACGCCGCACATGAGCTTTTTGTGGGGTGAGGAGAACATTGCATTCCTGAAGAAGCGCTACGAAGCCCTCCAGGCCAGCCCGTTGTTCGCCGGCATGCAGTATTCCGAAGATCGCGAGCAGATCAGCAAGTGGGTTCCGCTGATGATGCAAGGGCGTGACCCGAGCCAGAAAGTCGCCGCCACTTGGAGTCCATTGGGCACCGACGTGAACTTTGGCGAAATCACGCGTCAATTCGCGGCTTACCTGCAAACCAAGCCGAACTTCTCCCTCAAGCTGTCCAGCGAAGTGGAAGACATCACCCGCAACGAAGACGGCAGCTGGCGCGTTTCGTACAAGAACCTCAAGGACGGTACCGAAACCGAGACCGACGCCAAGTTCGTGTTCATCGGCGCAGGCGGCGGTGCCTTGCACCTGCTGCAGAAGTCTGACATCCCGGAAGCGCGTGAATACGCAGGTTTCCCGGTGGGCGGTTCGTTCCTTGTCACCGAAAACCCGACCGTCGCCCAACTGCACCTGGCCAAGGCCTACGGCAAGGCGTCGGTCGGCGCACCGCCGATGTCGGTTCCGCACCTGGACACCCGCGTGCTCGATGGCAAGCGGGTGATCCTGTTTGGCCCGTTCGCAACCTTCTCTACCAAGTTCCTGAAGAACGGTTCGTACTTCGACCTGCTGACCAGCACCACCACCCACAACGTGTGGCCGATGACCAAGGTCGGTATCGAGCAATACCCACTGGTCGAGTACCTGGCCGGTCAGTTGATGCTGTCGGATGAGGATCGCTTCAACGCCCTGAAAGAGTACTTCCCGCAGGCCAAGCAGGAAGACTGGCGCCTGTGGCAAGCAGGCCAGCGCGTGCAGATCATCAAGCGTGACGAAGAGAAGGGCGGTGTCCTGAAACTCGGCACCGAGGTGGTTGCGTCCCAGGACGGCAGCATCGCCGGCCTGCTGGGTGCCTCGCCAGGCGCCTCGACTGCTGCACCGATCATGCTGACCGTGCTGGAGAAGGTCTTCAAGGACAAGGTCGCCAGCCCGGCCTGGCAGGAAAAACTGCACCAGATCGTGCCAAGCTACGGCACCAAGCTCAACGATAGCCCTGAGCGTGTAGCCCAGGAATGGGCTTACACCAGCGACGTCCTGCAACTGGACCCGCCACCGGCAATTGGCAAGCCAGGCACCACCGCGGCACCGGCCAAGCCGGCGGCTGCCCGTGAAGCCAACCCAGCGGCTGACATGGCGCTGTAA
- a CDS encoding hybrid sensor histidine kinase/response regulator: protein MAKPSDEQQKALAGLLGLGNHSTRKSHYPELAARLNELEQARQHLQQLNDQLEQRVAERTDALLEANHNLQQQIVQRELIEQQLRDARDAAQAANRSKDKYLAAASHDLLQPLNAARLLIATLRERQLPTAEHVLVERTHQALEGAEDLLTDLLDISRLDQAAVKPDLAPYRLDELLGPLVSEFQSVAGAAGLELRVRFGDEAVLTDLRLISRILRNLLSNACRYTAQGGILLAARRRGGGLSIEVWDTGRGIAADCLESIFLEFNQLDVGRAADRKGVGLGLAIVERIAHILGYRVQVRSRPGRGSVFSIEVPLSSEKPLPMSQVPVQAVAGNPLPGRRLLVIDNELSILQSMAALLGQWGCDVLTATDEAGALDVLQGRAPELILADLHLDHGVVGCEVVKHLREHFHQAIPAVIITADRSDQCRRALRKLDAPLLNKPVKPGKLRAVLSQMLG, encoded by the coding sequence ATGGCGAAGCCCTCTGACGAGCAGCAAAAAGCCCTGGCCGGGCTGCTGGGGTTGGGCAATCACTCAACACGCAAGAGTCACTACCCGGAACTGGCGGCGCGCCTTAATGAGCTGGAGCAGGCCCGGCAGCACCTGCAACAGCTCAATGATCAACTGGAGCAGCGAGTGGCCGAGCGTACCGACGCGTTGCTGGAGGCCAACCACAACCTGCAGCAGCAGATTGTCCAGCGCGAACTGATCGAGCAACAGTTGCGCGATGCCCGGGACGCCGCCCAGGCCGCCAACCGCAGCAAGGACAAATACCTGGCAGCCGCCAGCCATGACCTGTTGCAGCCACTCAACGCGGCCCGCCTGCTGATCGCCACGTTGCGTGAACGCCAGTTGCCTACGGCCGAGCATGTGCTGGTCGAACGGACTCATCAGGCGCTCGAAGGGGCCGAAGACCTGCTCACCGACCTGCTGGACATCTCCCGGCTGGACCAGGCCGCCGTCAAGCCCGATCTGGCGCCGTATCGGCTGGATGAGTTGTTGGGGCCGCTGGTTTCAGAGTTTCAATCGGTGGCCGGCGCCGCAGGGTTGGAGCTGCGGGTGCGGTTTGGCGACGAAGCCGTGCTGACCGACCTGCGATTGATCAGCCGTATCCTGCGCAACCTGCTGAGCAATGCCTGCCGCTACACCGCTCAGGGCGGTATTCTCCTGGCGGCCCGGCGCCGGGGAGGGGGCTTGAGCATCGAGGTCTGGGATACGGGGCGGGGCATCGCTGCCGATTGCCTGGAGTCGATTTTCCTCGAATTCAACCAACTGGATGTCGGCCGGGCAGCGGACCGCAAAGGCGTGGGACTGGGGTTGGCGATTGTCGAACGCATCGCCCACATCCTCGGTTACCGGGTCCAGGTACGTTCTCGGCCGGGGCGGGGCTCGGTGTTCAGCATCGAGGTACCGCTGTCCAGCGAAAAACCTCTGCCCATGTCGCAGGTCCCGGTACAGGCGGTCGCCGGCAACCCGCTGCCGGGGCGACGTTTGTTGGTGATCGACAATGAATTGAGCATTTTGCAAAGCATGGCGGCGTTGTTGGGGCAGTGGGGTTGCGACGTGTTGACCGCCACCGATGAAGCAGGCGCCCTGGATGTGCTGCAAGGCCGTGCGCCGGAGCTGATCCTGGCGGATCTCCACCTGGATCACGGAGTCGTGGGTTGTGAAGTGGTCAAGCACCTGCGCGAGCATTTCCACCAGGCGATCCCGGCGGTGATCATCACCGCCGACCGCAGCGACCAGTGCCGTCGCGCCTTGCGCAAGCTGGATGCGCCGCTGCTCAACAAGCCGGTCAAGCCTGGCAAGTTGCGAGCGGTGTTGAGTCAGATGCTGGGATAG